From a region of the Triticum aestivum cultivar Chinese Spring chromosome 7D, IWGSC CS RefSeq v2.1, whole genome shotgun sequence genome:
- the LOC123164738 gene encoding type II inositol polyphosphate 5-phosphatase 15, with product MEPDDERGRAPQRKGISYSQPLARDAVAQAAYARHAALSSHSLDDEPIASASAHRHDPARSVSCPHQLPPHHHHSRGGESVYLHAASFGGGGAVTLERAVATSEHGGAGGRGALPEFVGAGGGEGIFRVPLRAAMHPGRPPALEVRPHPPRETQVCSFLRTLACEPQLRQLWTGAESGVRVWGLDELFAGSVVGARRGDEETAPFTESVPAPPALCVALDSANKLVWTGHKDGRIRSWRMDLATTPAAAADGGENAPMFKEALSWQAHSRTPVLSMVVTSYGEIWSGTEGGVIKAWPWDVIAKSLSLTPEEKYMASCLVENAYIDLRNYVTVGNMFSLPTTDVKHMLADHCRAKVWSLTSMTFALWDARTRELLKVFGMDGQVESARLEPLVMPEQFIEEEIKVKPTKKEKNQGSITFLQKSWNALIGAGGAVRRVATKGTFVEDNRRTETVAQAMDGAIWSGCTDGSIIMWDGNGNWLKEFSYHNSSVQCIKALGEKVWVGYASGTVQVMDVEGNPLGGWTGHSCPVIQMAIGGSYIFTLAHHGGIRGWPLTSPGPLDDILRTELAKRELSYTRVENIKMLVGTWNVAQEKASPESLWSWLGTASSDVGLVVVGLQEVEMGAGVLAMAAAKESVGLEGSANGQWWIDNIGKALDEGISFHRVGSRQLAGLLIAAWARTDLKPHIGDVDAAAVPCGFGRAIGNKGGVGLKMRVYDRRICFVNNHFAAHLENVTRRNADFDHIYRTMNFNKSHGSAASDTSVQLHKAVNANGNQPDEDRPELAEADMVVFLGDFNYRLYGITYDEARDMVSQRSFDWLRERDQLRAEMKAGNVFQGMREGFIRFPPTYKFQRHQPGLAGYDSGEKKRIPAWCDRIVYRDSRSETIRECSLECPVVAAITSYEACMDVTDSDHKPVNCTFSVDLARVNELIRRQEYGKIIESNEKLHCLLQESHHVPDTIISTNNIILENEETVVLRITNNCGSKKSAFEILCEGQSTSKQDGTKTDFIARASFGLPHWLEVQPSIGLIEPGETMEVNVHHENYYTQEEFVDGVVQGGWCELTRDKEAVLLVNVTGSTSTETVTHRINVRHCCAASSPPPPVSLLAIAAPPGDAPSSEGLTERSSRKSQSNHLQRSDAHFGASEVHDLHRLRNM from the exons ATGGAGCCCGACGACGAGCGGGGGCGGGCGCCGCAGCGCAAGGGGATATCCTACAGCCAGCCGCTCGCGCGGGACGCGGTGGCGCAGGCGGCGTACGCGCGCCACGCCGCGCTCAGCTCGCACAGCCTCGATGACGAACCCATCGCCTCCGCCTCGGCGCACCGCCACGACCCCGCGCGCAGCGTGTCGTGTCCCCACCAGCTCCCGCCTCACCACCACCACAGCCGCGGCGGCGAGTCGGTGTACTTACACGCCGcctccttcggcggcggcggcgcggtgacgcTGGAGCGGGCTGTGGCGACGTCGGAGCACGGGGGCGCGGGCGGCAGGGGtgcgctgccggagttcgtcggcGCGGGCGGGGGCGAGGGCATCTTCCGCGTGCCGCTGCGCGCGGCCATGCACCCTGGCCGCCCGCCGGCGCTCGAGGTGCGGCCCCACCCGCCGCGGGAGACGCAGGTGTGCTCCTTCCTGCGGACGCTCGCGTGCGAGCCGCAGCTTCGCCAGCTGTGGACAGGGGCCGAGTCCGGGGTCCGGGTGTGGGGCCTCGACGAGCTGTTCGCCGGGAGCGTCGTGGGGGCGCGCCGGGGAGACGAGGAGACCGCGCCGTTCACGGAATCCGTGCCCGCGCCGCCAGCGCTCTGCGTCGCGCTGGACAGCGCGAACAAGCTCGTGTGGACGGGCCACAAGGACGGGAGGATCCGGTCGTGGCGCATGGACCTCGCCACGACGCCGGCAGCTGCAGCAGACGGTGGCGAGAATGCGCCCATGTTCAAGGAGGCCCTGTCGTGGCAGGCGCACAGCCGCACCCCGGTGCTCTCCATGGTTGTCACATCATACG GTGAAATATGGTCAGGCACCGAAGGAGGTGTTATAAAGGCATGGCCCTGGGATGTCATTGCTAAGTCCCTCTCACTAACACCAGAAGAAAAATATATGGCTTCTTGTCTGGTCGAAAATGCGTATATTGACCTTAGGAACTATGTCACAGTTGGTAACATGTTCTCTTTGCCCACTACTGATGTGAAACACATGCTTGCGGACCATTGTCGAGCGAAAGTTTGGAGTCTAACTAGCATGACGTTTGCTCTTTG GGATGCTCGGACAAGGGAGTTGTTAAAAGTATTTGGAATGGACGGCCAAGTGGAGTCAGCTCGTCTAGAGCCACTAGTGATGCCAGAACAATTTATAGAGGAAGAAATCAAGGTAAAACCCACAAAGAAGGAGAAAAACCAAGGCTCTATCACCTTTTTACAGAAATCTTGGAATGCCTTGATTGGGGCTGGCGGTGCAGTACGCAGAGTTGCAACTAAAGGAACGTTCGTTGAAGATAACCGTCGAACAGAAACAGTGGCTCAAGCAATGGATGGAGCAATTTGGTCAGGTTGCACAGATGGCTCGATTATTATGTGGGATGGAAATGGGAATTGGCTAAAAGAGTTCAGTTATCATAATTCTTCTGTTCAATGCATAAAGGCACTCGGAGAAAAGGTGTGGGTGGGCTATGCCAGTGGTACTGTTCAAGTCATGGATGTTGAAGGTAACCCTCTGGGAGGATGGACTGGACATAGCTGTCCAGTCATTCAGATGGCCATTGGTGGTTCTTACATCTTTACTCTAGCCCATCATGGTGGTATTCGAGGATGGCCTCTAACTTCTCCTGGGCCTCTGGATGATATTCTGCGGACAGAATTGGCGAAGAGGGAGTTGTCCTATACAAGGGTAGAGAACATTAAGATGCTGGTTGGAACTTGGAATGTTGCGCAGGAGAAAGCATCACCTGAATCGCTTTGGTCATGGTTGGGTACTGCATCATCTGATGTTGGATTGGTGGTGGTTGGCCTGCAAGAGGTTGAGATGGGTGCTGGAGTTCTTGCTATGGCTGCGGCTAAAGAAAGT GTAGGGCTTGAGGGCAGTGCCAATGGGCAGTGGTGGATAGACAATATTGGCAAGGCACTTGATGAAGGAATATCCTTCCACCGAGTTGGCTCGAGGCAGTTGGCTGGATTACTTATTGCTGCATG GGCAAGGACAGACCTTAAGCCACATATTggtgatgttgatgctgctgcggTGCCATGTGGCTTTGGACGTGCTATTGGCAACAAG GGTGGTGTTGGGTTAAAAATGAGAGTTTACGATCGCAGGATATGTTTTGTGAACAATCATTTTGCCGCACATCTAGAAAATGTTACTCGTCGCAATGCTGACTTCGATCATATCTATCGGACAATGAATTTTAACAAATCTCATGGATCTGCAG CTTCTGATACGTCTGTCCAATTGCATAAAGCAGTGAAT GCCAATGGGAATCAGCCTGATGAAGATAGACCTGAGCTGGCAGAAGCTGATATGGTTGTTTTTCTTGGTGATTTCAACTACCGACTTTACGGTATCACCTATGACGAGGCAAGGGATATGGTCTCGCAAAGGAGCTTCGATTGGCTTAGAGAAAGGGATCAACTTCGAGCAGAAATGAAGGCAGGAAACGTGTTTCAAGGAATGCGTGAAGGTTTTATCAGATTTCCTCCAACTTACAAATTCCAAAGACACCAACCAGGTCTTGCAG GGTATGATTCGGGTGAGAAGAAGAGAATACCTGCTTGGTGCGATAGAATAGTGTATCGAGATAGCCGCTCCGAAACAATACGTGAATGCTCATTAGAGTGTCCTGTTGTTGCTGCAATTACATC ATATGAAGCATGCATGGATGTGACAGATAGCGATCATAAACCAGTGAACTGTACGTTCAGTGTTGATCTTGCAAGAGTGAACGAGCTGATAAGAAGGCAGGAGTATGGAAAAATAATCGAATCGAATGAAAAGCTACATTGTTTGCTTCAAGAATCCCATCATGTTCCAGACACTATAATCAGCACAAACAACATTATATTGGAAAACGAAGAAACTGTTGTCCTTCGAATAACAAATAACTGTGGATCAAAAAAGTCTGCTTTTGAAATCTTGTGTGAAGGCCAGTCGACAAGCAAGCAGGACGGAACAAAAACTGATTTTATTGCAAGGGCATCCTTTGGCCTTCCACATTGGCTTGAG GTCCAACCGTCCATCGGTCTCATCGAGCCTGGAGAAACAATGGAGGTTAACGTGCATCACGAGAACTACTACACGCAGGAAGAATTCGTCGACGGAGTGGTGCAAGGCGGATGGTGCGAACTGACCAGAGACAAGGAGGCTGTTCTGCTGGTCAATGTGACAGGCAGCACCTCGACCGAAACCGTTACGCACAGGATCAACGTCCGGCACTGCTGCGCGGCAAGCTCACCACCCCCACCGGTCAGTCTGCtggccatcgccgccccgcccggTGATGCCCCCTCGAGTGAAGGTCTGACAGAACGTTCTTCCAGAAAGAGCCAGTCGAATCATTTGCAACGTTCCGACGCACATTTCGGCGCCTCAGAGGTGCATGACTTGCACCGTCTGCGGAACATGTAA